Within the Candidatus Nealsonbacteria bacterium CG07_land_8_20_14_0_80_39_13 genome, the region TAAGCTATTTTCCTTTAAGTTTTCTTTTACCGGGATTTCTTTTGAATTTCCTTTTTTCGGAGTCTTGTCGTTAAGGAATAGAAGCAGGAAAACGCCTGAAATAACAGACAGCTCTTTCTTCTTAGATTTAAGAAACAGCTTAAGGCTTTCTCCATTAAAAGGCTTTATTTTAGCTATTTCTTCCGTTAATTTTTTGTCGGTAAAAAAATCAAAAACATCTTTGGTGAAAGCCATCAGAATATCTCCTTCAGCGATTTTACCCGAGGCAATGTTGCCGAAAACTTTCAATGGAAAAGGCTCTATGGTTTCATTTTTTATCTTTTCATCAATGTTAATCAGCTGGCCTTCCCTAATCAGGATAAATTTTATATCTCCTGTCTTGGTAAAATTGATTTCAGAATTTTTTATTGCAATCGCCCCGAGGTTTAAATTGCCCAACCAGCCGACTTCTCCATTTTTCGTCAATTCCTGCAAATATTCATTGGCTTTCTGAAGGCTTTTCTTTAAAGATTCTTCACTGGAGACCAAAGTTGAACCATAATACCTTTCCCTTATCAGCTTGGCTAATTTATCCAAAAAGGCGACATCGTGGGGGATGGCGTTTCTAAGAAGTCCGAGCATATATAAGCTTCCGACTCTCCGTTCGTAAACATTTTCCGGCTCATAGCAAAAGCTGTCAAAAATTAAACTCGGTTTCAAATCGGGATTAAAATGAAATTCAAAAACTTGCATAATTTTATTATACTATTTTATTCCAATATGTTAAAATATCAGTATGGTGGATAACAAAAAAAACGAGAAGGAAACTGTCGTCGGAGGCACTTTTGACATACTCCATGACGGACATAAAAAATTATTAAGAGAAGCTTACGGAATTGGAGGGAGAGTGATGATCGGCTTAACTTCTGACGAAATGGCTCTGCAGACAAGGAACAGGGAGATAGCCGGCTTTGAAGATAGGAAGAAAGAATTAGAACTTTTTATTTCCGGAGAATTAAAGTCAAAGCCGGATGTTGTGGAAATTAAAGATAAATTCGGCTCTACCCTTGAGAGGGATTTTGATTATATAGTGGTTTCTCCGGAAACTTTCCCGACCGCCATAGCCATCAATGAGGAAAGAAAAAAAATAAATAAAAAGTCGATAGAGATTATTAAAATAGATTTTGTCTTAGCCGAAGACGGAAAACCTATTTCTTCAGAAAGAATATCAAAAGGAGAAATAGATAAACACGGCAAACTACTAAGCTAGCTTGTAGGAATTAGCTTGTAGGCGGGTAGCCTACAACCTACTGCCCTACAACCTACAAACTAAACATATGTTTGACCAACTTAAAAATTTAGGAAAAATGAGAGAGATTCAAAATATACTCTCTAAGGAAAGAGTAACCGTTGAAAGAGACGGAATTAAGGTTACGGTTAACGGAAAAATGGAAATGGAAGAAATAATCTTAAGCCCCGATATGGAGAAGGGGAAACAGGAAAGAATCTTAAAAGATTGCATTAATGAAGCGGTCAAGAAAATTCAATTTTCAGCTGCTCAAAAAATGTCCCAAATGGGCGGATCTTAATTTCCATGATAATCGTAGAAAGGAAACCTGAGAAAATTTTATGGACAGAACACTCAAAAAGAAAAATGCGCTATTATCGGCTCTCTGAAGGTAAAGTTTTAAGGGTATTAAGAAGGCCTGATAGGAAAGAAGAGGGAATCGCTCCGAAAACAATCGCTGTTATGCAGAAAAGCGGAACAAAGAAGAGGCCGACGGAAATTTGGATGATGTACCAAATAAAAAATGGAAAAATAAGGAAGGTTATAATAATAAGCGCGTGGAGGTATCCGGGGATAAGTCCGATCGGAGAAAAATTACCGATACCGATTGACATCCTTGAAGAACTTTCCGATTTAATAAATTAATCTAAAGTTAAAATAATTGAATATGAAAAAATTCGCTTTTTTAATCCATCCAAGAGCATCACTTCGGGAAGATATGGGAAAAGTCTTTCCTCTTTTTAAATTTCTGCCGGAAAAATTTCTGGAATGGATGGTCAAATGTTTGAATCCGATGGCCAGAGGAAAAATAATCTTTTCAGGAAGCAAGGAGGTAGCGGGATGGATTATTGTCGTTCCACTGTCTGCCCGTCAATTTTTTTCCTTGCCAAGGGATTTTGTTGTGAAAAAAATAATAAAAGCGGTGGAGATGGCGAAAAAAATGGGCGTTGAGGTTGTCGGGTTAGGAGAACTTACCTCTCCCGTCACTCATGGTGGAGAAAATTTAAAAGCGAAGATAGACGGGGTTGCTATCACCACTGGTAATTCTTTGACTGCGGCCATCGCAGTTAAAGTTATTGAAAAAATAAATAATATCAGGAGTTTAGATATCGTAAAGGAAAAGATAGCTATAATTGGAGCGGGCGGTTCTGTCGGGAAGGGAGCGTCTTTTCTTTTGGCTCAAAAAGGCGCCTCTTTGATTTTAGTTGAAAAAGAAGAAAAAATAGAAGCTTTAAAAAAAATTTTTTCTTCCTATGCTAACGTTCGGGTGGAAAAGGATATTTCTTTTATTAAGGAAGCGGAAATAGTGGTGGTTACCACATCATCAACAGAACAGATTATAAAATCAGATTATTTGAAACAAGGAGCCATTGTTTATGACATCACCCAGCCTCGCAATACATCTCCTGATATACTGACAGAAAGAAAAGACGTAACGATTATTGATGGGGGGGTTATTGATACCCCAAAGATTGATTACGGCATGAATATAGGTTTGAAAAAAAATCAAGCTTATGCATGTTTAGTGGAAACAATGATTTGCGCCATGGAGGGGGATGGGGAAAGCCATACGGGATACACAACCCCTGAATCAGCAAGAAAAATGTTCAGTTTAATGGGAAAATATCAAGATTATTTTAAGATAAATATTTCCCAAAGCTTTGGGAAGTCATTATAAGTTAATCTATTTCTCATCAATGACGATAGACGCAATATTTATAAATACCTATTCTTCCCTTATCAGCGGACTATTTATGATAGCGATGGGTGTTTTTGTCTTCAGCAAGAACCCATGGAAAAGGCTGAATACAATATTCTTTTTTTTCTGCTCTGCGGTGGCTGTTTGGCTTATTTGTACCTTTATAATGTATAAAAGCGATAGCGATATTTGGCGCATATTTTGGGATAAGATGGTCTATATCGGGGTAGTTTTCATTCCCATATTAATGTATCATTTCGGACTGGTTTTTACCGAAACAGAAGAAAAAAATAAAGTTAATCTTTATTTAGGATATTTTTTCTCATTAGTGTTCCTTTTACTAAGTCGAACATCTTATTTTGTAAACGATTTATACAGATATGAATGGGGGGTTCATACTCAAGCTGGATTCGCCCATCATTTGTTTTTAGCATTCTTC harbors:
- a CDS encoding shikimate dehydrogenase, coding for MKKFAFLIHPRASLREDMGKVFPLFKFLPEKFLEWMVKCLNPMARGKIIFSGSKEVAGWIIVVPLSARQFFSLPRDFVVKKIIKAVEMAKKMGVEVVGLGELTSPVTHGGENLKAKIDGVAITTGNSLTAAIAVKVIEKINNIRSLDIVKEKIAIIGAGGSVGKGASFLLAQKGASLILVEKEEKIEALKKIFSSYANVRVEKDISFIKEAEIVVVTTSSTEQIIKSDYLKQGAIVYDITQPRNTSPDILTERKDVTIIDGGVIDTPKIDYGMNIGLKKNQAYACLVETMICAMEGDGESHTGYTTPESARKMFSLMGKYQDYFKINISQSFGKSL
- a CDS encoding phosphopantetheine adenylyltransferase, whose product is MVDNKKNEKETVVGGTFDILHDGHKKLLREAYGIGGRVMIGLTSDEMALQTRNREIAGFEDRKKELELFISGELKSKPDVVEIKDKFGSTLERDFDYIVVSPETFPTAIAINEERKKINKKSIEIIKIDFVLAEDGKPISSERISKGEIDKHGKLLS